The window TGTTAAAGGTTTAAAGGTCATAACATTCCGTATTATTCAATATCCATTAAATTGAGTGTAATCAACCAAATAGAGAGCGCAATAGAACGAGGAGTATTAGCCGATATATCTGTTCAAAAGGCGAATGGCACAGCGTTTACTATTGGATAGTTTCTACGTACGTCAGAATATTCAGAGCATCTTGCTTGGTAATTGTACCTTTCCACGCTGGCATACCTTGTTCTACATCGCCCTCTAAAATGTCATCCGCCAAAGAGCTTGGGCTGGTAAAAAAGCCGCTCAGTTTATTAGCGATATTGGCGGGCTTGTGTGGCAATGAAGCTGCAGTGGGACCATCACCGTGTCCTTTGTCGCCATGACACACCTGACAAAGCTGTCGATATTTGGCTTTGCCATTGGCGAATTGACTCGCATCGACTTCAGTGGCCGCATTAACATTAAACGTCATCATTGAGGTGACTAACCCTAAGAAAGCTAACAAGTGTAAATAGTTCAT of the Vibrio lentus genome contains:
- a CDS encoding c-type cytochrome — translated: MKHMNYLHLLAFLGLVTSMMTFNVNAATEVDASQFANGKAKYRQLCQVCHGDKGHGDGPTAASLPHKPANIANKLSGFFTSPSSLADDILEGDVEQGMPAWKGTITKQDALNILTYVETIQ